CAATCCGGTGCAAATAAATCCATGTCTGTGACCGAGCGAGGGTATCCTCTGCTAACTCGACACATTCGGTCACGGTTGCCCCATCCAGCGCCAACCGGGCAGCCGCCATCGCTGCCGCCCCCACGCACATACCTATGCTTTGGGTGTCAATGACCGTCACCGCACCATCGAACACCCCCGACGCGGTGACCGCCGCAGACCAGGTGGCTGATAAATCTTTCGACAAATGAAGAGCAACTACCCCGCTATCACCACCGCGCTCCAACTGCCGTGCATAGGCGGCTGTTAATTCCAACGCGGAAAGCCCAGATGTGGAGCGCTCGTCGTCATCACCCATCAGATGCAATCCGACAACAGTAATCCCCAGATCCGCAGCCACCTGGGGTGGAACCCCGGACGAAGAATCAGTAACTATCCGAACTGGCATCCTACAATCCTTTATTTACCCGGCGCGCCGGCCTCACCGATCGTCGAAAAGTTCGGCGACTTTAGACCTAAGGCCACTCCCATGTTCCACCCATCGAGATACCACCGCGCGGTGTCAATAGTATCTGGGGTAAAGCGCGTGAATCGGCGTTTGCCATTGCTATCTAGTTCAAACTTCGGCCGGGCAGTCAATTGTGCCCAACAGGTATTGCCCAATCCAGAAAACATTGGGTACTGCGGAACCTCAAGATTCAAAAGATTGGAAGTTAACGCGCTAATCGTGCCACCATGGGCTACCAGCAGCACCGTACCATCGTCCCATTGCTGATTGTCCCGCATCAATTCATCAACCACCGGACGGGCACGCCGTGCCACATCGACACGCGACTCGCCTCCGCCGGGCGGAGCCCAAGTGGGATCGTGGCGCCATACTGCCCGCATCCCCGGATACATCGCATCCACTTCGTTACGGGACCGAGCCTGCCAGTCGCCTAGGTGGGTCTCCCGAAGCCGGGGGTCTTTCTTCACAGCGACCCCAAGCCGGTCCCCAACCACAGTGGCGGTGTCATATGCGCGGTTCAAGTCGGAGGAAACAATGGTGGAGATATTCAGCGTGGAAAGGAAATCCGCCGCTGCCTCAGCTTGCGCTACACCCAACTCACTGAGTTCAGTATTCAGGTGCCCCTGCATACGTTTGGTCGCATTGTATTCAGTCTGTCCATGGCGCAACAGAATTAGGCGGCGAGTCATGATGATCTACAGCTCCTCTTGTGGCTCTGGCTCAGCAAGCGGAATATCATCCAACGACTCAGCGGTGCGAATATCAACCTCGCTGGCCCAGTCGTCGGGTCGCACCATCGTGTCAATGCCTTCAACATCGATCAACG
The nucleotide sequence above comes from Corynebacterium mustelae. Encoded proteins:
- a CDS encoding histidine phosphatase family protein, yielding MTRRLILLRHGQTEYNATKRMQGHLNTELSELGVAQAEAAADFLSTLNISTIVSSDLNRAYDTATVVGDRLGVAVKKDPRLRETHLGDWQARSRNEVDAMYPGMRAVWRHDPTWAPPGGGESRVDVARRARPVVDELMRDNQQWDDGTVLLVAHGGTISALTSNLLNLEVPQYPMFSGLGNTCWAQLTARPKFELDSNGKRRFTRFTPDTIDTARWYLDGWNMGVALGLKSPNFSTIGEAGAPGK